One genomic region from Phragmites australis chromosome 1, lpPhrAust1.1, whole genome shotgun sequence encodes:
- the LOC133921565 gene encoding protein TUNICAMYCIN INDUCED 1-like, protein MAARARWRLLLLPLSLFLAVGPAGALAAPSPPVSKAISDLRDAIVKGLGFQAEGLKVSGFDVRDALVGQAVAYEFDIEVGRKVLPVRLLEDVTRWDFVDLPIFRSQADADDTALAEIRRGGRGSVVEPTLPPFQLAGPMELWIQDGDDVRLALPHDVDAGTLKKVVLSDGAVVTVKGARAVSLRLPLELPLPLNRTTYKGRLSSLLSIAQALRGAARSNKKPLLSLRIEGPTSLSSTPSMSPNDKLKLKRLAPGQVELSSRAIPAVTDDEHEPHNTGLWPLLSLNGSDGSLQGFEELLASVLGKKAGEKGTFKLLKGRASAQTYVKMAFTVEKRLTEGEVNWSDFPEWKTKPKKLRAHYEVLARVEGGQAIPERIAQVQPFQAEEATSESVLTGNVTRSKMEMVHPPPVYFTL, encoded by the exons ATGGCCGCTCGAGCTCGATGGCGACTCCTCTTGCTGCCGCTCTCGCTGTTCCTCGCGGTCGGCCCGGCGGGCGCCCTGGCGGCGCCCAGCCCCCCCGTCTCCAAGGCCATCTCG GACCTGAGGGACGCGATCGTGAAGGGGCTGGGGTTCCAGGCGGAGGGGCTCAAGGTGTCCGGGTTCGACGTGCGGGACGCGCTGGTGGGACAGGCGGTGGCGTACGAGTTCGACATCGAGGTCGGGAGGAAGGTCCTGCCGGTGCGCCTCCTTGAGGACGTTACTCGGTGGGACTTCGTCGATCTCCCCATCTTCCGCTCCCAGGCCGACGCAGACGACACGGCGCTCGCCGAGATCcggcgaggagggagggggaGCGTCGTCGAGCCGACTCTACCGCCCTTCCAACTCGCCGGGCCCATGGAGCTCTGGATCCAGGATGGCGATGACGTCAGGCTAGCCTTGCCG CATGATGTGGACGCTGGAACCCTGAAGAAAGTTGTTCTGTCTGATGGTGCAGTGGTAACAGTGAAGGGTGCCAGGGCTGTGAGCCTCCGGTTGCCACTTGAACTACCGCTTCCTCTCAACCGTACCACTTACAAGGGCCGCCTGTCAAGCCTACTATCCATTGCACAAGCCCTACGTGGTGCAGCCCGGTCTAACAAAAAACCCCTGCTCTCTCTTCGCATCGAGGGTCCAACCTCCCTGTCGTCGACTCCTTCGATGTCTCCCAATGACAAGCTCAAGCTCAAACGGTTGGCCCCAGGCCAAGTGGAGCTCTCCTCACGTGCGATCCCGGCTGTCACTGACGACGAGCATGAGCCACACAACACTGGATTGTGGCCTCTCTTGTCACTTAACGGCTCAGATGGCAGCCTGCAGGGGTTCGAGGAGCTGTTGGCCTCGGTCCTGGGAAAGAAGGCAGGCGAGAAGGGGACCTTCAAGCTGTTGAAGGGGCGGGCCTCGGCACAAACCTATGTCAAGATGGCATTCACGGTGGAGAAGAGGCTCACTGAAGGTGAAGTGAACTGGTCTGACTTCCCGGAGTGGAAGACGAAGCCCAAGAAGCTGAGAGCACACTATGAGGTTCTTGCTCGCGTGGAGGGCGGCCAGGCGATCCCAGAGAGGATCGCCCAGGTGCAGCCGTTCCAGGCCGAGGAGGCCACGTCCGAGAGCGTGCTCACTGGGAATGTCACGAGATCGAAGATGGAGATGGTCCATCCGCCGCCGGTTTACTTCACTCTCTGA